A single region of the Thermococcus zilligii AN1 genome encodes:
- a CDS encoding MogA/MoaB family molybdenum cofactor biosynthesis protein: MGVEEHKENAPKKFRFAVVTISDTASRGEKEDASGKFLVEELEKAGHEKVLYEIVPDEKMEIIGALVDAFRAGADVVVTSGGTGITSRDITMESVRPLFDKELSFGEIFRLASYGEIGTAAVMTRATAGIIKSSGRVMAVFCLPGSLGAAKTGIKIILNEAGHVLKHGRE; the protein is encoded by the coding sequence ATGGGCGTCGAGGAGCACAAGGAAAATGCCCCCAAAAAGTTCAGGTTTGCAGTCGTAACCATCAGCGATACCGCCAGCAGAGGGGAAAAGGAGGACGCAAGCGGAAAGTTTCTGGTTGAAGAGCTCGAGAAGGCCGGCCATGAGAAGGTGCTCTACGAAATCGTCCCGGATGAGAAAATGGAGATAATAGGAGCCCTCGTGGATGCCTTCCGCGCTGGAGCTGACGTAGTGGTAACCTCAGGAGGCACGGGGATAACCAGCAGGGACATAACTATGGAGAGCGTCAGGCCGCTCTTTGATAAGGAGCTCTCCTTTGGGGAGATCTTCCGGCTGGCCAGCTACGGGGAAATAGGCACGGCGGCCGTGATGACGAGGGCAACCGCCGGGATAATAAAGAGCTCCGGGAGAGTAATGGCGGTGTTCTGCCTGCCTGGAAGCCTCGGAGCGGCCAAGACGGGGATAAAGATCATCCTCAACGAGGCCGGCCACGTTCTGAAGCACGGGAGGGAGTGA
- a CDS encoding DUF3226 domain-containing protein, whose protein sequence is MELRILLLEGKTDVNFFLPLVEHYGFRENGEACKTLPFPRDSDLSRPICLTKGETLLIVLHAGGKDKIKKALKVIFKALNRFDEQPTIIGVARDIDTEKDILNWAKSTLGMFEPEVEDGYLVVKGIKVVPFGIGEVLIDDKNIETKKELELLMAFLAKKESTISKLGGSIHKLSEDLRKKLTPKDIVHLLAIAKNYTGDSLSGLYRNFIEELIRENPEVVEEFLDESGLKMFLDVLAG, encoded by the coding sequence ATGGAACTGAGGATTTTGCTGTTGGAAGGCAAGACGGACGTTAATTTCTTTCTCCCTCTGGTAGAGCACTATGGATTCAGAGAGAATGGAGAGGCTTGCAAAACCCTGCCCTTTCCGAGAGATAGTGATCTATCAAGACCAATCTGCTTAACTAAAGGAGAAACTCTCTTAATTGTATTGCACGCAGGTGGCAAAGACAAAATCAAAAAGGCCCTTAAGGTAATTTTCAAGGCCCTAAATAGATTCGATGAACAGCCCACAATCATTGGAGTGGCTAGAGACATTGATACCGAGAAGGATATCCTAAACTGGGCCAAGAGCACTTTAGGGATGTTCGAGCCAGAGGTAGAAGATGGCTATCTTGTGGTAAAGGGGATAAAAGTCGTCCCATTTGGAATTGGGGAGGTCCTCATTGATGATAAAAACATTGAAACAAAAAAAGAACTTGAGCTTCTAATGGCCTTTCTCGCCAAGAAAGAGAGTACCATCTCAAAGCTTGGGGGCTCAATACACAAGCTCAGTGAAGATCTGAGAAAAAAGCTCACGCCAAAAGACATTGTGCATCTATTGGCAATCGCTAAAAATTACACAGGGGACTCTCTGTCAGGATTATATAGAAACTTCATCGAGGAACTGATCAGAGAAAACCCTGAAGTTGTAGAAGAATTTCTGGATGAATCCGGTTTGAAAATGTTTCTCGATGTCCTTGCTGGGTGA
- a CDS encoding asparaginase, producing the protein MKILILGTGGTIASAKTEDGYKAALSVEEVLDLAGIERHDGFEIESRDILNLDSTLLQPEDWETIGKAVFGAFGEYDGIIITHGTDTLAYTSSALSFMIRNPPVPVVLTGSMLPITEQGSDAPRNLKTALTFAKKGFPGVYVAFMGKIMLGTRVSKVHSTGPNAFQSINYPDVAYVKGEELVIGHRPRLSKGEPGFDPKIDPDVAYLRLTPGLSPEVFLAVANKAHGIILEGYGAGGIPYRGRDLLSAVSEVAREKPVVMTTQALHGGVDLMKYEVGRRALEAGVIPAGDMTKEATLVKLMWALGHTKNVDEVREIILTNVSDEIGKKES; encoded by the coding sequence TTGAAAATTCTCATACTCGGAACGGGGGGCACGATAGCGAGCGCGAAGACAGAAGACGGCTACAAAGCGGCACTCAGCGTCGAGGAGGTTCTGGATTTGGCTGGTATTGAAAGACACGACGGCTTTGAGATAGAGAGCAGGGACATCCTCAACCTGGACAGCACGCTCCTTCAACCTGAAGACTGGGAAACGATAGGTAAGGCCGTCTTCGGGGCCTTCGGTGAGTACGACGGTATAATAATCACCCACGGGACAGACACTCTCGCTTATACTTCCTCGGCTTTGAGCTTCATGATAAGGAACCCCCCGGTTCCAGTGGTTCTTACCGGCTCCATGCTCCCGATAACTGAACAGGGAAGCGACGCGCCGAGGAACCTAAAAACGGCCCTCACCTTTGCGAAGAAGGGGTTCCCGGGAGTCTACGTTGCCTTTATGGGCAAAATCATGCTTGGGACAAGGGTTTCGAAGGTTCATTCCACCGGCCCAAACGCCTTCCAGAGCATAAACTACCCCGATGTGGCCTACGTTAAAGGGGAGGAGCTTGTAATCGGGCACAGGCCGAGGCTATCCAAGGGAGAACCCGGGTTCGATCCGAAGATTGACCCCGACGTCGCCTACCTTCGCCTCACCCCGGGCCTATCTCCGGAAGTTTTTCTCGCGGTAGCGAATAAAGCCCACGGGATAATCCTGGAGGGCTACGGAGCAGGAGGGATCCCCTACAGGGGGAGGGATCTGCTCTCCGCGGTATCGGAGGTGGCCCGCGAGAAGCCGGTCGTCATGACGACCCAGGCACTCCACGGCGGCGTTGACCTGATGAAGTACGAGGTTGGAAGGCGGGCTTTAGAGGCCGGGGTTATTCCCGCTGGAGACATGACGAAGGAGGCAACGCTCGTGAAGCTCATGTGGGCCCTCGGACACACAAAGAACGTTGATGAAGTCAGGGAGATAATCCTCACGAACGTCTCGGACGAAATAGGAAAGAAAGAATCCTGA
- a CDS encoding MFS transporter: MGQKDKKILGISWNVFVLGLVSFLNDMSSEMINPVIPKYLTDVLRTGELLGGTLMGAIESLSSLFKVAFGYISDRFRKRKVFIFAGYALSTFAKGALAFTRYWWDFLSLRVLDRVGKGIRTAPRDALIAESSEEGKTGKSFGFHRMMDTLGAVAGPLAGIGLLYLMRGVEIERAYRYLFLAAAVPGLLSLFLILFLLKEGGHEVRKKITGVSALKSRNLRLFLLVIAVGALGRYSYAFTLWKAGELGYSLEGEMAFYALFNLMYALSAYPVGVYSDRVGKKRLITVGFLISALASLAFAYARGPGTLVLAFLLYGVSIAIGDTVPGAYMADLAEDFEKGTVIGAYHTVFGIFVFPASVIAGWLWQGYSLTYSFLYAALMNLLAFVMMFLIRDKN; the protein is encoded by the coding sequence ATGGGCCAGAAAGATAAGAAAATCCTCGGAATCAGCTGGAACGTCTTCGTTCTCGGCCTGGTAAGCTTCCTCAACGACATGAGCAGCGAGATGATAAACCCGGTGATCCCGAAGTACCTGACCGATGTTCTGAGAACCGGTGAGCTCCTGGGCGGAACCCTGATGGGTGCCATAGAGAGCCTCAGCTCACTGTTCAAGGTAGCCTTTGGCTACATCAGCGACCGGTTCAGGAAGAGAAAGGTCTTCATATTTGCCGGCTACGCCCTCTCGACCTTCGCAAAGGGTGCCCTGGCGTTTACAAGGTACTGGTGGGACTTCCTAAGCTTGAGGGTTCTCGACCGCGTGGGGAAGGGGATCAGAACGGCCCCCAGGGATGCCCTCATAGCGGAGTCTTCCGAGGAGGGAAAGACCGGGAAGTCCTTCGGCTTCCACAGGATGATGGACACCCTGGGGGCAGTGGCCGGTCCCCTGGCCGGCATAGGGCTGCTCTACCTCATGCGCGGGGTTGAAATCGAGAGGGCCTACCGCTACCTCTTCTTAGCTGCTGCCGTTCCGGGTCTCCTCTCACTCTTCCTCATCCTCTTCCTCCTCAAAGAGGGGGGACATGAGGTCAGAAAAAAGATAACCGGGGTCTCGGCGCTGAAAAGCCGGAACCTGCGCCTGTTCCTCCTGGTGATAGCTGTGGGCGCCCTCGGGAGGTACAGCTACGCCTTCACCCTCTGGAAGGCCGGGGAGCTTGGCTACTCCCTCGAAGGCGAGATGGCCTTCTACGCGCTCTTCAACCTCATGTATGCCCTCTCTGCCTACCCGGTGGGGGTCTACTCGGACAGGGTGGGCAAGAAGAGGCTCATCACAGTCGGCTTTCTGATTTCTGCGTTAGCATCGCTGGCTTTTGCCTACGCCCGGGGACCTGGAACCCTTGTCTTAGCGTTCCTCCTTTATGGTGTCTCCATAGCGATTGGGGACACCGTTCCGGGGGCTTACATGGCTGACCTCGCAGAGGACTTCGAGAAGGGCACTGTTATCGGGGCCTACCACACGGTCTTCGGTATCTTCGTCTTCCCGGCCTCCGTGATAGCGGGCTGGCTCTGGCAGGGCTACTCCCTGACTTACTCCTTCCTCTACGCGGCATTGATGAACCTTCTCGCTTTTGTCATGATGTTCTTGATCAGGGACAAAAACTGA
- a CDS encoding B12-binding domain-containing radical SAM protein has protein sequence MARIVLTTDETLTSTYRDVPLLDFLGCAPYDKLPKWIFRFFDAQLPDEDGLLSQAPYGLRKVEAALLRDGFSRDEVVVAHPRAVERFIDEKTTIVALYEMDPLGLGPVSMMFTNGSQWRNYTSVKFRELVEKINRIRGSKGLKFRLVVGGPGAWQLEFRKEEREKLRIDHVVMGEIDHVAGEVFRDIESGSADETILVRSWPKVEQIPAIVAPSYKGLVEVMRGCGRGCRFCEPNLRVARHIPIEKIEEEIRLNVNAGIDHAWLHSEDVFLYQVEDRKNFYPNAEAVVELFEVARKYTKNVNPTHGAVAGALAAPGMIERISEIVDAGPDHWVGIQVGFETASPELMGRYMNNKMKPFSPEEWPWVLLNGTYIFNKNYWFPAYTTILGLPGDSDEHEIMTARLIVTMEKELEEKLGNRAHFTVTPLAFVPMGLLKDQEFYKIDDMITYGQFLHLYYAWKHMMREVTRGLPAVMKNNPFLIPFYPLARMGTRIVLRQIKKWGKSKGYEVKNLEPLEGLRIEVEEQGWYSKPTLAEAY, from the coding sequence ATGGCCCGCATCGTCCTGACGACGGATGAAACCCTGACGAGCACGTACCGGGACGTGCCGTTGCTCGATTTTCTGGGCTGTGCTCCCTACGATAAACTGCCAAAGTGGATCTTTCGCTTCTTCGACGCCCAGCTACCGGATGAGGACGGCCTCCTAAGCCAGGCCCCCTATGGGTTAAGGAAAGTCGAAGCGGCACTGCTGAGGGACGGGTTCAGCAGGGATGAAGTAGTGGTCGCCCACCCGCGGGCGGTGGAGCGGTTCATTGACGAGAAAACCACGATAGTTGCCCTTTACGAGATGGACCCCCTCGGCCTCGGGCCGGTCAGCATGATGTTCACGAATGGTTCCCAGTGGAGGAACTACACGAGCGTCAAGTTCAGGGAGCTGGTAGAGAAAATAAACCGGATTCGGGGGTCGAAGGGGCTGAAGTTCAGGCTCGTCGTTGGCGGGCCCGGCGCATGGCAACTCGAATTCAGAAAGGAAGAGCGGGAGAAACTCAGAATAGACCACGTTGTGATGGGTGAGATAGACCACGTAGCGGGCGAAGTCTTCAGGGACATAGAGAGCGGAAGTGCCGACGAGACAATCCTAGTAAGGAGCTGGCCGAAAGTAGAGCAGATACCGGCGATAGTCGCCCCGTCCTACAAGGGGCTTGTCGAGGTAATGAGGGGCTGCGGCAGGGGGTGCCGCTTCTGCGAGCCCAACTTAAGGGTGGCCCGGCATATACCCATCGAGAAGATCGAAGAGGAGATAAGGCTCAACGTGAACGCCGGGATAGACCATGCCTGGTTGCACAGCGAGGACGTATTCCTCTACCAGGTGGAGGACAGGAAGAACTTCTATCCAAACGCAGAGGCCGTTGTGGAGCTCTTTGAGGTCGCGAGGAAGTACACTAAGAACGTGAACCCGACCCACGGCGCGGTGGCAGGGGCCCTGGCGGCCCCGGGTATGATAGAGCGGATCTCCGAGATAGTAGACGCCGGGCCGGATCACTGGGTGGGCATACAGGTGGGCTTCGAGACGGCCTCGCCCGAGCTGATGGGCAGGTACATGAACAACAAGATGAAGCCCTTCTCCCCCGAGGAGTGGCCCTGGGTTCTGCTCAACGGGACTTATATCTTCAACAAGAACTACTGGTTCCCGGCTTACACCACGATCCTCGGCCTCCCGGGTGATAGCGATGAACACGAGATAATGACGGCCCGCCTCATAGTCACGATGGAGAAGGAACTTGAGGAAAAGCTCGGCAACAGGGCGCACTTCACGGTCACACCCCTAGCTTTCGTGCCCATGGGCCTCCTTAAGGATCAGGAGTTCTACAAAATCGACGACATGATCACCTACGGCCAGTTCCTCCACCTTTACTACGCCTGGAAGCACATGATGCGGGAAGTTACGAGGGGACTGCCGGCGGTGATGAAGAACAACCCGTTCCTGATACCCTTTTACCCCCTGGCCAGAATGGGGACAAGGATTGTCTTAAGGCAGATCAAGAAGTGGGGCAAAAGCAAGGGCTACGAGGTCAAGAATCTGGAGCCGCTGGAAGGCCTGAGGATCGAGGTTGAGGAGCAGGGGTGGTATTCAAAGCCCACCCTGGCGGAGGCCTATTGA
- the wtpC gene encoding tungstate ABC transporter ATP-binding protein WtpC: protein MLEVQNISKDYKEFHLRDITFSVKRGEYFVLLGPSGAGKTVLLEVIAGILEPDSGRVILNEKDVTKLPPEKRGLSYVPQDYALFPNMSVFDNIAFGLKLRGVPKDERERKVRELAGVLGIDHLLHRNPRTLSGGEKQRVAIARALAVEPPLILLDEPFANLDVQTKGNLIREMKRWKRELNFTAIQVTHSFEEAVSLGDRVGVMLNGRLVQVGSVGEVFSKPASEEVARFLGFENIIEGVADGKVLVADGIRIELPTAVRGRIRVGLRPEDIIISLKPIQSSARNELRATVELVEELGPIARIYLRAGELRLRAYLTRSSLVEMGICEGKEVWASFKATALHVF, encoded by the coding sequence ATGCTTGAAGTTCAAAATATCTCAAAGGACTATAAGGAGTTCCACCTGAGGGACATAACTTTCTCGGTCAAGCGCGGGGAGTACTTCGTGCTCCTCGGCCCCAGCGGGGCAGGAAAGACGGTACTTCTGGAGGTCATAGCCGGTATACTGGAACCCGACTCGGGCAGGGTTATACTCAATGAGAAAGACGTAACAAAACTGCCGCCGGAGAAGAGGGGCCTGTCCTATGTCCCGCAGGATTATGCGCTCTTTCCCAACATGAGCGTCTTCGATAACATCGCCTTTGGATTAAAGCTCAGAGGAGTTCCCAAAGATGAGAGGGAAAGGAAAGTGAGGGAGCTGGCCGGGGTTCTGGGAATTGATCACTTACTCCACAGAAACCCCCGAACCCTGAGCGGTGGAGAAAAGCAGAGGGTGGCCATAGCCCGGGCTCTGGCAGTTGAGCCTCCCCTCATCCTTCTGGACGAGCCCTTCGCCAACCTCGACGTCCAGACAAAGGGAAACCTCATCAGGGAAATGAAACGCTGGAAGCGGGAGCTGAATTTTACAGCCATACAGGTCACGCATTCCTTTGAGGAGGCAGTAAGCCTTGGAGACCGGGTCGGTGTAATGCTCAACGGAAGGCTCGTCCAGGTCGGCTCGGTAGGGGAGGTCTTTTCAAAGCCCGCCAGTGAAGAAGTTGCCCGGTTCCTCGGCTTTGAGAACATAATCGAAGGCGTTGCCGATGGGAAGGTTTTAGTGGCCGACGGAATTAGAATAGAGCTCCCAACGGCGGTGAGGGGGAGAATCCGCGTGGGTCTCCGTCCGGAGGATATAATAATCTCTCTCAAGCCAATCCAGAGCTCCGCGAGGAACGAGCTGAGAGCAACGGTTGAGCTGGTCGAGGAGCTGGGCCCCATAGCGAGGATCTACCTCAGGGCCGGTGAGCTCAGGTTGAGGGCCTACCTCACCCGCTCTTCCCTGGTCGAAATGGGCATCTGCGAGGGAAAAGAAGTATGGGCGAGTTTCAAGGCAACTGCCCTTCACGTGTTCTGA
- a CDS encoding molybdopterin molybdotransferase MoeA translates to MGEFKRLTPYREALRMMLEDIKEIPDAEEVPLDEALGRVVAGDVASPIDSPPFDRAAVDGYAVRAEDTFQAREYSPVELRIVDEVPAGGESKARVEPGTAVKLLTGVKIPEGANAVLMQEMAEREGGIIKVLRPVAPGQNVAMKGEDVRRGQVVLKKGQILRPQDLAILKSLGFKSVKVKRKPRVGIIVTGSELIEDFNEEALNRGKILESNSIMLRGLVKQYFGEPVFYGVIPDEEKLIGEAIRRAREENDLVLVTGGSAFGDMDFAHRFVKLLFHGTTIKPGRPIGYGERVFVMSGYPAAVFAQFHLYVKHALAKLAGARNYEVRVRARLTERTPSQLGRAEFVKVWYGDGKAQPVKKRGSGIISSLVESNGYILIPEDSEGYLEGEEVEVVLY, encoded by the coding sequence ATGGGGGAATTCAAGCGCCTCACACCGTACAGAGAAGCACTCAGGATGATGCTTGAGGACATAAAGGAAATACCTGATGCTGAAGAAGTCCCCCTGGATGAGGCCCTGGGAAGGGTTGTTGCTGGGGATGTTGCCTCTCCCATCGACAGTCCCCCATTCGACAGGGCCGCGGTCGATGGGTACGCGGTGAGGGCAGAGGACACGTTCCAGGCCAGGGAATACAGCCCGGTGGAGCTCAGGATTGTGGACGAGGTGCCTGCCGGGGGAGAGAGCAAAGCCAGAGTTGAGCCAGGAACAGCGGTGAAGCTCCTCACCGGAGTGAAGATCCCGGAGGGTGCAAACGCGGTCTTAATGCAGGAGATGGCCGAAAGGGAGGGGGGCATCATAAAGGTTCTCAGGCCCGTCGCCCCCGGCCAGAACGTGGCAATGAAAGGGGAGGACGTCCGGAGGGGCCAGGTCGTTCTGAAGAAGGGGCAGATCCTGAGGCCTCAGGACCTGGCGATCCTGAAGAGCCTTGGCTTTAAGTCGGTGAAAGTGAAGAGAAAGCCCCGCGTTGGGATAATCGTCACTGGAAGCGAGCTCATTGAGGACTTCAACGAAGAAGCCCTGAACCGCGGAAAAATCCTTGAGAGCAACTCAATAATGCTCCGGGGGCTTGTAAAGCAATATTTTGGCGAACCAGTGTTCTATGGCGTTATTCCTGACGAGGAAAAGCTCATAGGCGAGGCAATAAGGAGGGCCCGGGAGGAAAACGACCTCGTTCTCGTGACGGGGGGTTCCGCTTTCGGGGACATGGACTTCGCCCACCGCTTCGTTAAGCTACTCTTCCACGGAACGACCATAAAGCCGGGAAGGCCCATAGGCTACGGCGAGAGGGTCTTTGTAATGAGCGGCTATCCTGCGGCAGTTTTCGCCCAGTTCCACCTCTACGTAAAGCATGCCCTGGCAAAGCTTGCAGGTGCCAGAAACTACGAGGTCAGGGTGAGGGCAAGGCTTACCGAGAGAACGCCCAGCCAGCTTGGGAGGGCGGAGTTCGTTAAAGTCTGGTACGGGGATGGAAAGGCCCAACCAGTAAAGAAAAGGGGTAGCGGCATAATAAGCTCGCTCGTCGAGAGCAACGGCTACATCCTCATCCCGGAGGACAGCGAGGGCTATCTTGAGGGGGAGGAGGTCGAGGTGGTTCTTTACTGA
- a CDS encoding TIM barrel protein: MFKVDRLRFGTAGIPLSTPKRSTIDGITHVRNLGLDALELEFVRGVNLSPELAKKVKYVAKKNDVLLTAHAPYYINLSAAEKAKVETSKDRIIQSAELLHEAGGWSVVFHAGYYLKQPKESVYQRILEALRDIEKELMDKGVKVWIRPELTGKPTQFGDLEEIVRLSEELEMVLPTIDFAHAHARNKGKCNSIEEWRGMLALMEDRLGREALDSMHIHVSGIEYTDRGEKRHLNLQESDMKWEDLLRVLREFRVRGVVISESPNIEGDALLMKKKYEEIEVQ, translated from the coding sequence ATGTTCAAGGTTGACAGGCTGCGCTTCGGAACGGCCGGGATTCCGCTCTCAACGCCGAAGCGCTCGACCATAGACGGCATAACCCACGTGAGGAACCTCGGTTTGGATGCCCTGGAGCTCGAGTTCGTCAGAGGGGTGAACCTTAGCCCCGAGCTCGCAAAGAAGGTGAAGTACGTCGCCAAAAAGAACGACGTCCTCCTTACCGCTCACGCTCCCTACTACATCAACCTCAGCGCGGCAGAGAAGGCAAAGGTCGAGACGAGCAAGGACAGGATAATCCAGAGCGCCGAGCTGCTCCATGAAGCGGGCGGCTGGAGCGTTGTCTTCCACGCGGGGTACTACCTCAAGCAGCCAAAGGAGAGCGTCTACCAGAGAATCTTGGAGGCCCTCAGGGACATCGAAAAAGAGCTGATGGACAAAGGGGTCAAGGTGTGGATAAGGCCCGAGCTGACGGGGAAACCGACACAGTTCGGCGATTTAGAGGAGATAGTCAGGCTCAGCGAAGAGCTTGAGATGGTTCTCCCGACGATAGACTTTGCCCATGCCCACGCGAGGAACAAAGGCAAGTGTAACTCAATTGAGGAGTGGCGCGGGATGCTGGCCCTCATGGAGGACAGGCTCGGAAGGGAGGCCTTGGACAGCATGCACATTCACGTTTCTGGCATAGAGTACACCGACAGGGGCGAAAAAAGGCACCTCAACCTGCAGGAGAGCGACATGAAATGGGAAGACCTGCTGAGAGTCCTCAGGGAGTTCAGGGTCAGGGGCGTCGTCATAAGCGAGAGCCCCAACATAGAGGGCGATGCACTCCTGATGAAGAAGAAATACGAGGAAATCGAGGTTCAATAG
- the wtpB gene encoding tungstate ABC transporter permease WtpB yields MRRGYTFYLFAALGSFLVVYIALPIALIFIEQSADLEMLSRTIRDPFVVSAIKNSLLTATATTLIALLLGVPLGYVLARADFRGKSMVQALVDVPVVIPHSVVGIMLLVTFSRAVLDSYTGIIAAMLFVSAPFTVNAARDGFLAVDEKLEAVARTLGASPLRAFFSVTLPIALPSIASGLIMTWARAISEVGAILVVAYYPKTAQVLILEYFNNYGLGASRPIAVIMMSSSLMVFVILRWLVGKRNGG; encoded by the coding sequence ATGAGGAGGGGCTACACCTTTTACCTGTTTGCAGCGCTGGGGAGCTTCCTGGTGGTCTACATAGCCCTCCCGATAGCGCTAATTTTTATTGAACAGTCCGCCGATTTGGAAATGCTCTCCAGAACTATCCGGGATCCCTTCGTAGTTTCTGCGATTAAGAACTCTCTCCTAACGGCCACAGCAACGACGCTTATAGCGCTACTTCTCGGCGTCCCCCTCGGATACGTTCTGGCCAGGGCCGACTTTCGGGGAAAAAGCATGGTCCAGGCCCTCGTTGATGTGCCGGTCGTCATACCGCACTCCGTGGTTGGGATAATGCTCCTGGTCACGTTCTCAAGGGCCGTTTTAGACAGCTACACCGGGATAATAGCGGCCATGCTCTTCGTCTCGGCGCCTTTTACCGTGAACGCCGCCAGGGACGGCTTCCTGGCAGTCGATGAAAAGCTTGAGGCCGTTGCCAGGACACTCGGGGCATCACCCTTGAGGGCATTCTTCTCGGTTACCCTCCCAATAGCGCTCCCCTCGATAGCGAGCGGCCTTATAATGACGTGGGCGAGGGCGATAAGCGAGGTTGGTGCTATCCTTGTGGTTGCCTATTATCCAAAAACCGCCCAGGTTCTTATCCTGGAGTACTTCAACAACTACGGCCTCGGAGCTTCAAGGCCAATAGCGGTGATAATGATGAGTTCAAGCCTTATGGTCTTCGTAATCCTTCGCTGGCTGGTGGGGAAGAGGAATGGTGGATGA
- a CDS encoding AAA family ATPase — translation MLMITSLTIENFRGIPKLKLTNLGQINVVVGRNNAGKSSVIEALAVSIAGVNGENDLLQEVLTKILTWRGWFGKNSITSLFHHDQLVADINFVAGNTLFSFEIRKHGNIMDLLGGEFKLDEDTLRRIGLGKFAVIPITVKAGPLKKTYLVLINAEFSEDGELLTIFSTSDNVYPIEMPLRFLTPFDITSHGFIEKVHSWAFKEKRLESAFSLIKEGYPEFQNLSPLPENNTSVMYVDVQWAEKAVPYYTMGDGFKTLAAMALTVSSLKNGYLLIDSAEAFHHPKSLRVVAKTLLKGAKENNVQVFLTTHSLELIDILLEEGLKENIDGRIIYMKREGGKVEAPMETFEESQELRETLGLDLRG, via the coding sequence ATGCTTATGATAACCTCCCTTACAATCGAGAATTTTAGAGGAATACCCAAATTAAAGCTCACCAACTTAGGCCAGATTAATGTGGTTGTGGGTAGGAACAATGCAGGAAAATCAAGCGTGATTGAAGCCCTTGCCGTCAGCATTGCGGGAGTAAACGGGGAGAATGATCTACTACAGGAGGTACTGACCAAGATATTGACCTGGAGAGGATGGTTTGGGAAGAATTCTATAACTTCTCTGTTTCACCATGACCAGCTTGTAGCAGATATTAACTTTGTTGCGGGCAACACGCTCTTTTCATTTGAGATTAGAAAACATGGGAACATAATGGATCTCCTGGGTGGGGAATTCAAACTTGATGAAGATACTCTGAGACGGATTGGATTAGGAAAGTTTGCTGTAATCCCCATAACTGTGAAGGCTGGCCCTTTAAAAAAGACATACCTCGTTCTAATTAATGCGGAATTCTCAGAAGATGGTGAGTTGCTAACAATATTTTCAACCAGTGATAACGTTTATCCCATTGAGATGCCCCTAAGATTCTTGACTCCGTTTGACATAACATCCCATGGATTTATCGAAAAAGTGCATTCTTGGGCATTTAAAGAGAAAAGACTCGAAAGCGCGTTCTCACTAATTAAGGAAGGTTATCCTGAGTTTCAAAACCTTAGCCCCTTGCCCGAAAACAATACATCGGTTATGTATGTAGATGTTCAGTGGGCGGAAAAGGCTGTGCCTTACTATACCATGGGGGATGGCTTCAAGACGTTAGCAGCTATGGCACTTACAGTTTCTTCCTTGAAAAATGGTTATCTCCTCATAGATTCAGCAGAGGCTTTTCACCATCCTAAGTCCCTGAGGGTTGTTGCCAAAACTCTACTTAAGGGAGCAAAGGAGAACAACGTTCAGGTATTTCTAACGACCCACAGTCTCGAGTTGATAGACATTCTCTTGGAAGAGGGCCTTAAGGAAAACATTGATGGAAGGATTATTTACATGAAACGGGAAGGAGGGAAAGTTGAGGCTCCAATGGAAACCTTTGAAGAGTCACAGGAACTTCGGGAAACCCTTGGATTAGACTTGAGGGGATGA
- a CDS encoding P1 family peptidase — MGLAHRQESSLSGLFRATAEATGEAIINALFRAETVEGNGQEPGGTATA; from the coding sequence GTGGGATTGGCTCATCGTCAAGAGTCATCCCTCAGCGGGCTCTTCAGAGCCACCGCTGAAGCTACAGGGGAAGCCATAATCAACGCCCTCTTTCGGGCAGAGACCGTTGAAGGCAACGGGCAAGAGCCTGGGGGGACCGCAACCGCGTAA